A region of Pelagicoccus sp. SDUM812003 DNA encodes the following proteins:
- a CDS encoding glycosyltransferase family 4 protein, protein MKSLQEADWDLSFACAAQETAYSADLEAEWGIPCHPIAVNDSSFDRWIADLDPEVVVFDRFMTEEQFGWRVEKSVPGALRALDTSDLHCLRMARHEAMKTGNETSVSSHPIALREIASLYRCDLTLMISEYEIHLLETEFEIKDFLVAYWPFALPDPTEALLPSFDQRRDFVMIGSFLHEPNWDAVRYCSESIWPKIRSLLPKAELHVYGSYLPDKAKRLHQPELGFHLRGRAEQAVETLSHYRVNLAPLRFGAGLKGKLADGFLAGTPSLASPIAAEGMTGSLPWGSEICEDPNAFASASASLHEDPLAWTKAQQCGFAIARQRFSEREWLPRLPKLLSEAFSKRWENRRSNFIGQLLRHHQHRSTEFMSRWIEAKNKRA, encoded by the coding sequence GTGAAAAGCCTCCAAGAGGCCGACTGGGACTTGAGCTTCGCTTGCGCCGCTCAAGAAACCGCATACAGCGCGGATCTTGAAGCAGAATGGGGCATCCCCTGCCATCCCATAGCCGTGAATGACTCGAGCTTCGACCGATGGATCGCCGATCTCGATCCAGAGGTCGTCGTTTTCGATCGATTCATGACCGAGGAGCAGTTCGGATGGCGGGTCGAAAAGTCCGTCCCTGGCGCCCTTCGCGCGCTCGACACCAGCGACCTCCATTGCCTTCGAATGGCTCGCCACGAGGCGATGAAGACTGGAAACGAAACCAGCGTCTCCTCGCATCCGATCGCCCTCAGGGAAATCGCCAGTCTCTATCGCTGCGATCTCACCCTCATGATTTCGGAATACGAAATCCACCTCCTCGAGACAGAATTCGAAATCAAGGATTTCCTAGTGGCCTACTGGCCATTCGCCTTGCCCGATCCGACCGAAGCGCTTCTGCCAAGCTTCGATCAGCGGCGAGATTTCGTCATGATCGGCAGCTTCCTGCACGAACCCAACTGGGATGCGGTCCGATACTGTAGCGAATCGATCTGGCCCAAGATTCGCTCCCTGCTTCCCAAGGCCGAGCTCCACGTCTATGGCTCATACTTGCCCGACAAAGCCAAACGATTGCACCAGCCTGAACTCGGCTTCCACCTGCGCGGCCGAGCGGAGCAGGCGGTCGAAACCTTGTCCCACTACCGAGTCAACCTCGCTCCTCTCCGCTTCGGGGCAGGTCTGAAAGGCAAGCTCGCAGACGGTTTTCTCGCAGGGACACCGAGCCTCGCTAGCCCCATCGCGGCCGAAGGCATGACCGGGAGCCTCCCCTGGGGCAGCGAAATCTGCGAAGACCCGAATGCCTTCGCCTCCGCCAGCGCCTCGCTCCATGAAGATCCTCTGGCCTGGACGAAAGCTCAGCAATGCGGTTTCGCGATCGCCCGCCAGCGCTTCTCCGAAAGAGAGTGGCTGCCTAGGCTTCCTAAACTGCTCTCAGAGGCCTTCAGCAAGCGCTGGGAAAACCGTCGAAGCAACTTCATCGGCCAGCTCCTTCGTCATCATCAGCATCGAAGCACCGAGTTCATGAGCCGATGGATCGAGGCGAAAAACAAGCGCGCCTGA